DNA sequence from the Liolophura sinensis isolate JHLJ2023 chromosome 1, CUHK_Ljap_v2, whole genome shotgun sequence genome:
GGATAGTAAACTAGGAGGGTAGTATTGAGATTCCACTCTTagattacatataaatgagcaGAGGAGGCAAGTTAGATTGGTATAAGTGGGAAGGAGCAGAGAGTTTGAAATCCGCACTACATTTTTTGAGAGTTAgggatggactcagtgttacgatgaatgcaagaattttaaaatagctcACTTAGTCCATCAGATGGATTAACTATCTTAATTGCCATTGCCAACAAGTTTCATTGTAAATGCCGAAGAtaagtgagtgagagagtgcttggggtttaatgtcctacttaacaatttttcagtcatatgacgtcgagggtgtccttagagtgtatgtaatgtgcctctttgttgcaggagggatttcctCCGCTCTTTATCTCGTGCAGCTTTCAACTGAAATGAATTACCAAAgtcaagtaagctgccccgcgcAAGCCAATATACTGacatgggtcaaccagttgttgcattatcccattaatgctgaacgccaagcgaggaagttacaacttcctcttttaaggtcttagacgtgaccccgacccaggattgaccctggataaAAAACGTGACTTTAGTAAAGAATTGGTTGCTGTCACATGATAAACTTAGGTCACTTCATTGACGTGAAAAAGTCAGTGGTATAGTTTCTAAGCAAGATATTCTGAAATCCTCACTCTCTACAACCCTTAAAACTGCTTGGTTAGATTAGCCAACACAGGATAAAATTGTCGTAACCATAGAGCAGAGTAAACTACCAACTGGGAtttgtaaagactaggtttgTGTCAATGTGTTGCTGTCCATGTTCATTTTGACGTGATTTTTTTCCCACAGCCAAGTGTTTATACCGAGTAttcattggttaaaaatgaATGGGGAGATGCTtgatttacaataaaaaataaagcctAAGTACACTGTTCTTCACACTATTTTCTGTCAAGTGATACTATCAACAATGAGTGTTCAGCATCAGTTGCAGTTCATATAAACTTCATTGTATTACCTTTCAGTTTCTTGTGAAAAGTTTTTGGATTTAATTTTCCATCAGAAACTTGACCATTGTTGTGGTAGAACGTGACCATTGTTGTGATGGAATGTGACCATTGTTGTGATACAACATGTTTTATTAGACATCTTTAAGACAAATGAACATGATAAGAGTTGGATACTCATGTGCCCgtgtcacatgcttttgtcacatgAACTACATCTGAGAAGGGTCTCCTTCATGTGTGGCACATCTCATTTAGGGAAGCATGTGAAGATGTATAGTCCATTTTCTTTCAGAATCTGTCTACCATTCACCAACTGGATGAAATGAAAATGGGCGTGGAAGTTGCTTCGGCTGGAAGTTGTTTGGTTGGCtaagtgtcagtataatatgacaccatgtctggtgtccttgaCATGGCtttgcagttttcagtgatttaCATCTATAAATATGTCAGCTTTATTCTGGCCATCTACAAGGAGACAGCATCGTGATATAACCGAACTATTTTTGAGACTGACCTTAAACCCAAAtcgaacaaacaaacattggtTATGGAACTGATACAGCACTGGTTCCATTTGTTTCTGTGTCATCAGCTTCATCTCCAATAGACTGTCCTCAAGCAGAAACTCTGGATAATCATATGTGTTTTTGTAACATGAAGatctgttttgtgttgttttcagcccAGCTGGAGTGGCCTTCAGCCAGGAGTGATCTATGTAGGGCATATTCCTCATGGCTTCTATGAAAAGGAGATGAAATCTTTCTTCTCACAGTTTGGCAGAGTTCAAAGACTCCGGATTGCAAGAAGTAAAAAGGTATGGAAGAATAAAAAGTGAACATTGTGGTCGAATagtttaaattgttttattacatttatacattgttTGCTCAGTCCATAAAAATGAAAGGGAAAATTGAAgataaaaaatgttcaaaagcTATTACTGAGAGATAAGGAATTACTATTATATTACTGTGGTTGAGTTCAGACACATGTTGGTTAAcatgccagcgcagcacaatgacccaggagcctcccaccaatgcagttgctgtcagtccagctcatgctggcttcctctccggttgtatgtgGGCCTTGATGCAAgtcaaaaaaaacacattattgCAATGGACACTTGTCATGTGATCATTATAGATTTTAATCTTTGAGGTCTGTTAGGATCACATGACATTCTGCAACTTATCCCTCAAAATTTAATCCTCGTCACTGTTGTTTGATACCACTTACAGGTTCAAAATGCTATTTAGAATGTACCTTTGACACATGAGcttgaatattgttttcattattgtaAAAGTTCCAGTTTGTTTCACTATCTGTATTTTTCCCATACACTATTATACACTCCCATAATGGTATGTTTTCACACTTTTAATGGATCCACTACTTTTATCATTCGCAGGATTGTTTGACCTATTGTGGTTCCGTGCTAACATCATATGTTTCATGATGCTAGCCCAATCAATTGCCAAGAAAGTAAACTAGACACACGTGTGTTTCATAAATTCTTGGTACAGTGCTATTGTCTTTTTTTGTCCTCTGTTGGATACCAGTAAATGGGACATTGGCATTTGTGCTGTGCATCATTCCATCTCGCAAACAAGATCAACATCACACCAGTGAGAGAAGAGCTGGGATTGGTTCTCATTTTTTTGTGACAGGGGAGGTAAATGCACAATGCTGCTTTCTAtgtaattatctccccttgttgaAAAATACTGTCCAAATAGCTGGTGGTGGTGgggtaacatacatgtaaaacaattatATTTGGGAAATATGCAGACTTTTTATAGCCATGTCTTAGTTCCGTGTGCCTCAGTTGTGTGCGATGCTTTTAAGCTATTTGTGTTTAAgtctttcacatacatgtgtatttgaatGTCACAAGGAATTAAGGTGAGCAGGGCTTTCAGTGCCCTTTTGGACAGGTTACCCCAGAAAAGTAGCCAGTTGCCTGACAGAGAATTAAAAAACTAAAATAGCATTGGTCAAAACATGCAGCTACATGAACTGATATATTCCTAAACAGAACATTTTATTGAAACGAGCAGGCAGCAGAAAACCACTGTCAGGCAGTAGTCCTACTGGTGATAGCAAAAGAGGCCGAACAGCTGATGGCTGTagcctatgttgttgttgtttcgccactaatttctatcaagcttattttgcctcaaaatgacCATCCCCTCTGTCACCCTTGACACGTCGGTGTGCAGGGAAATATTTTTTGCGATGGTACTTTTGCGTCTAGTGTGAAATCAATTTATTCCATACATTCTATACTTCTCATACAGCGACATCCCATGTTGTTTTCAGTATCAATACCTGAGGTGAAATCTGATTGGACcatgaatcatgcatatttatgaaggaaggGTTCAGGGTTCTGACGAGTTAATATGGCTCAGTAAACCAAGGTAGATGATGTTGGACATCGCTTAGAcactagcttgattaaatgGAGATGTGCTAAGCCTATGCACTAGCTTTTGAAAATTTAGTTCTTTGTTAGAatgattgaaaatatttttgaaagactaacacaatacatgaaagtgaaatatgtGATGCAAAGTTGCAATCTTTTGAGTAATGCTATATGAGTGAATTCATGTGAGATCTAATGAATCCCCACGACTGCTAAAACTAGCTCATTCTTCGTCTCCTATCAAAAGTTAGAAAGTGGACAAGTATCTTTCGTTTCTTCCGTAGAAGGTTTTCTGTGTTGTGGGGGTTTTttgccagtgaaaaattatctgccacTTAGTAATTTAGAAAACCAAATCAACACTTTGATGCTGACTCACTGCGCAACGACAGCAACACAgtattaaaattcaaaatgccTTCAAGGAATTCCTGAACAATATATGATTTGAACCAATACCCAGATGAATTTAGAAATTGCATTTCATTTGTGATTGACTAAAAGAAAATGCATGTGAACAGCATATATAGGTatcaataaacatgtttatgagttgttgttgttttcggTTTGGACATGTTTAGGTGTTTACTGTACTTGCCTGAGAAATATCATGGGTGTTAGTTAGCAACAACAAAGCAGATCATTGTAGGCTGAATGAGAAAAGCCTACTGTACATCTTCATCTTCTCTGAAGCAccattttcagtggaatttatgcatataattgttccgaaaatgatgttaaaatgatttgtttgtgtcagtacaggtgcaagcttcataaaactgtgcaaattgtgaaaaggttgaaaaattagggtaattaAGTGTCATGAAGACGCATGAAATAAGAACTCTTACAGTCTTAGTATCCAACAGTGGCCAGAAGTGAAGGACAATAGACATGTTGTATGGGAGCAAGTAAATAATACTCACAAGTGTCAAATTTTATTACCTGACTTTTAGACTTTGGTTTTAAAACTCTTAAGcagttggaataaattaatCTCTCAAAACTGTTGGGGAGGGattcactgtttctgtgtaaatccCTCTTCTGTATGCTTCAATAAGTCTGGAGACAATCAATGGTAATGGCTAATCTTAAAATCTTTGTAACCACTCCaatcaaaatagaaaaaaaaaaatacaccaaccATTTTAGATCACTTGTTGAACACACTGATAGCTGCAGTGAAGCCAGCATGTCCATGTTGTCACATGTTAGTAAAGCGTTATTCAGTGTTTCGGAGCACGATACCAGCGATAAAcaattgacttttagcctgagctgtactgtacctGGTAACGCCTTCTAATGAACTCCTCAGGCGAGATATtacaatgatgttggaaagtgTGGTGTCCAGTTACACTGCTTTGTTAAGCTTGTACAATTACGTTTACATGTGTTAAAATCACTGCTGAcctttttgtttatatgtgtaacgtaaaaaatatttgcatgaCATTTGTGCAGTTAGAGACATGTTTACGATTCTAGGCCCAGTTATATGACAGTCATGCAAGCAGTGTGACCCTGTAGCAACAGGTCAGATTTGAGAACAACTCAAATGGGCACAGTAGATAACAGAGCTTTCAGCTGTTTGACAAACACCAGCATGACAGCTAAAGGTTATCACTGGAGGTTGCTGTTATTGAACTAGCAGAGACATGTATAAGTATTACAGCCCACCTCTTGATAATGCTTCTTGTCTAGAAGTACATCCGGTACACGTACCAAGTTGACGGAGGAGGTTATGTGGGGACACTCCTTATTCAAAGCCGGGGCCTTCAGGTCCAAGTAGTTAGTGTGGTAGCATAGCACAATGGCCCCGAGGCCTCTGACCAGTGTGATCACATTGAGATCATGCTGGCCTCTTCACTGGTTGTACATttgaaggtctgacagcaatctgcagaCGGTTGTTGACTTTCCCTGGGGTCTGTTCGCTTAAACAAATATTGCTGTCCCAGTTCTGTCAACCCTAGATTAACATATatactttgatttgttttgattcATCTGTAAACTTGTATGTTGTTACAAGTCTGGCTGAAAGTTTGTCAAGCACATGTGTAACCCCAAATTGTGTTCCAGAGTCGAACAAGTACATACTCACAAAAATCCATGTCGTCTTGCACTTGGGCCCTCCATTATGGGAATGGCCAATAATAAAAGATAggatgtgaaaagtttgaacagatgaacagacagacagacaaagcaCCTGTGTAATATAGAGCTACATATCACATCTAGGGAGACATATGAAATGCAAACTGTCACTTTTAAGATGCAAAATAGATGACTTTTGTGAGATTCTCATATCATTTGCATGTAAAAAAGGGCAGAAATTTTCTTCCTTTCTCtgattttcaatgatttttgtGAGATTTTCCTATCATTTGCATGTAAGAAAAGGGTAGAAATTTTCTTCCTTTCTCtgattttttgtgaaatccTTCACTGATATGTTCTTATAGTTTGGAGACTGGAACTGAAAGTCTTGATTCAATGTAAAgcttcaaaacaaagaaaaatattaattaagaAGTAATGTTTACTTCAGGCAAAGGTGTTCATAAGAAGCATTTGTTTTGCATTAACTTCCGTTTTGAAcatatatgttcatttatttccctctggaatgtttttgtttttattttgctggTTTTTACTCTGAAAATGTTTGCAGACGGGTCATATCAAGGGCTATGGATTTGTGGAGTTCCAGTGTAAGGAAGTGGCAAAAATTGTTGCTGATACCATGAACAACTACTTGATGTTTGAAAGATTGCTGAAATGTAAGATTTTAACCAGTCTTCATGTATGTTAAACATTCCAAGGCTgcattttctacatgtacacaaacatacaGTCCTTGATATGGGATATAATGAACTTGTGTGTAATAATCTCAATTTAAATCTGTATCGATTTTGATGAACACACTAggtactgagtgctgtgaactgtgatttcCACccactgtttttttctctggTTCTCCCTGGGCTGAGTGGTTCTCTCTGTCAGGTTTCATGCACCCACATAAAGACTGCTGTCGTGTGTTTGTCggtgtgtgtgtacatcagTGTGTCTTTGATTGTATACATCATTGAATGTTTGATGTGTACATcctgcaagtccagctcatgctgacttcctctccggctcttcgtgggaaggcctgcagcaacctgcggatggttgtgggtttcccccgggttcctcccaccataatgctggccaccgtcgtataagtgaaatattcttgagtgtagcgtaaaaacgccaatcaaataaataaatcaaatgtacatcCTGTAGGTGAGTACTTGCCCCAGGACAAGGTTCACCCTGACACCTTCAAAGGCTCCAACAGACCATTCTCCATGCCTAAAAGCCACCTCCTAGCCATTGAGAGACACAACCGAGTCAAATCTGATGATGTGGAGAAGAAAAATCAGCTGAGTTTTGTACAAAAGTATGAGAAGAAAATGGCCAGACTAGCAAAACTCGGCATAGATTATAAGCTAGAGTCCTTGGTGAGTACCTTGTTTGTGTGGaattcacatttcaaatttctaCATGCTCAAATCTTTGGTGTGAATGATTGTTCACattgggcccagtttcacaaagcagcgtACAACATTTTCTTATCGTACATTTCTCTTATGATATTTTGCACTTATTGCACATGTGCAACATCTTTGTAAGACTGATCCCTGGTCTTTTGTCTGAATGATTGTGCAGGTGATGCATATCAGTTAATATGTGTGCTGGGTGAGTGTAAAGGACTATGTATATTTTACAGCCAGATTTGTTCTTTGTGAGTGTAGAGGACTATTGTACAGCCAGATTTGTCCTTTGTGAGTGTAGAGGACTGTTGTACAGCCAGATTTGTCCTTTGTGAGTGTAGAGGACTGTTGTACAGCCAGATTTGTCCTTTGTGAGTGTAGAGGACTGTTGTACAGCCAGATTTGTCCTTTGTGAGTGTAGAGGACTGTTGTACAGCCAGATTTGTCCTTTGTGAGTGTAGAGGACTGTTGTACAGCCAGATTTGTCCTTTGTGAGTACGGTCAGATCCACAGTTAGAACAGTGGTGATTGTTAATAGTAGTTTCATTCAGTCATAGCttggaaaatgttttataaacacTCATTCTTAAGCTATTGTGCTGGGACAGGGAGTTACTATATTCCCTCCTTGCCAGTATTCATCTTGCCTACTTGACAATAAGAGTTTATAGATCCATTTTCACAGTCGTAGATTCATAGACAACCACTTGTCTTCAGCCAGTATGTATGTCACCCACTGAAAAGTTTGAATGTGACTTGCCATTGGTGAGGGGTTTACTTACTCTTGGCACTACGGTTTTCTTTCCTCGTAAAGCTGATCACCATTATGTGCAGGAAAAATGTAGGAGTATGGCATACAGCAAAACTCATTGAATTTATCAAGTCTTTGTCTTATTACAGGAAAATTCTGATGTCATGAAGGCTTATAATAAGAGAAAATCTGAACAGGATGAAAACGCCAGTGACACAGAGTCTGCCAAAAAGAGAAAGTTAAGTAAAAAGACCGATGAAAGCAACATGGCTGATACTAGTGACAAATATGTTCTAGTAGAAGACAGTGACGAGGAAGACATTGTTTTCCGGACACCTCCCCAAACGGTAAAGTCCACCATTTTGTCTTCCTCTAATACCACTGCAAAGAAGAAGAAGATTTCTCAGTCTGTCGGTAAAACATTCACAGAGCTGATCAAGGATGAGTGCCTGTTGTCACCGATTACTCTGGTGAAGGCAAAGGGCGAAAGGAAATCGTTACCAAGTAACAGAACGAGAACACCTAGTGCTCACAAGAGAAACCGAAAGGAGACAAGGTCAGCTAACCTTCACAGGAGAGCTGAGACTGCCAAAACGAAAAGAATGCAAGTCCAGAGTCCTGAGATTGGCGAAGGGAAAAACACACCAAGGCGAACTGTGTCAACGGGAAGCAAAGCAAAGGTGCAGAGAAAGGCTCAGAGGAAGAGTTTGTGATAGGGACCAGTAAGATAACAGACTAACCTGTGTATGAATATGTTACTGGAATAATGCTACACTATCTCCtgttaaataattttgtgcTAGGTAAAATTGACTGGAGTGTTACCCATGTCCATTTTCAAATCATAAAACTGCCTTTGTTCACGATGTAAAATTCCTCATGGCTGTCCAGTAAGCAGGATATGGTGTACCAATAAAATTAATGATGTAGCGCCAGTAGCTACATGTGCCGATGTACATCAGAGCTTTCTGAGGTTGTGTTTGCGTGTCACGAGGAGCGCCAAGGCCGTTGTCACCTCCATCTTGCTCTTCAGCCCCAAGGGTTATTTCAAGGGTTTTGGTTTAAATCGTAACTAATTTGTTAACTATAATATAATCTGCTTTCAGTGTATTGGGAACAGGATTTAAATCAGTGAGCTACTCCTAACCATGAGATGCcagttcaatcccagctttggaccagggaatttgtagattgtTCTCATTTTCTTAGTTCATAGGTGACTTAGTGATGATAGTCAGTTGACAGTGTTTCCTCAGTAGCAGTTGCTTGCCAATTTACTCAGTCTTTTATTTGATGAAGGTTGTTAATATTCCATGAATAGGACATGACAGCCTGCAGGTTCCCTCCATCCATGATGGTCATGGACAAAGTGTTCAGTATGACTTTGAGCAACTATCAATCACTCAACTGTTCAATTGACTGTATGGGATTTGAACCATAACCTCACGTGACACACTACGAACTCATTCCATCTGGAGTTTCCTTGCAATAGTAGTAGCAAACTAAACATATTAGAGCCTAACAGCATGCGGTGCTTGACAAATCTGACTCCACTTTTGTTTGGTTTACATACAGGTGTTTTCATGCACAACAAGGTAAAGCAAACTCAAACGAGAAAACCAGTGCGCCAGGCTTCGTTGTTTCGTACTGTCAGTTACCCCGTTGAGGCTGCGCGAAAACattcgtatttttttttttataagtgaCATGGTATGTCATAATGAGAGTATTACTTGAAGATCGCTACATGACGGCTTTAAGAATTCTACAGCTTTAAAATGTGTTGAATATACTCTTCACTTCTTTGAGAAGGCTGTGGAGAGCTGTCGTTATTTGTACTTCTACTATCTGAAATGCGTCTCCCACAGCTATATTGTTGGACCTTGGCCAGTGCTACTGTCAATACTGCCTCCAACTCGGCCGTACAACTTCCAACTAGGTCAGTACAGTTTTGCTTTGGAAGCCTGTATTTCCAGATCGCCGTGCCCCAGTAATGTTAATACTAATGATTAATTAATAGTGATGGTAGCGTTTCATTTCAGTGAGTTTTGGTGATTTTGCAATGTGTACGTTGTGTGCAGCGGTTGTTTAATTAGTAGCGTGAATTTTGTGGTCGCAGAGAAAGCCTGCCGCATTTGGGACTTATCAGCTGTATGGCGACATCTTCGTGATATGACCGACATGCTGTTCAAATCGGCAACAAACCCACAAATAAGCAAAGTCAATACTGAACATTTTGTCCTAAAGGGCAATGCTCCCGCAATACCACCGGTATTCTCTCGTTATGAAGCTAGACCCTTCTCACACCTTCTTGGAATTCCCTTGGACTTTCTGAGTTTTGTTCACCGCTAGCATATCATTTCCATGTTCAATACTGTGAATGCAGTAATATCGATAAATCTTG
Encoded proteins:
- the LOC135463775 gene encoding MKI67 FHA domain-interacting nucleolar phosphoprotein-like, which encodes MVKHGSEKGKLLLPESVSLDEKEQADLEKQMKVIKKKKPSWSGLQPGVIYVGHIPHGFYEKEMKSFFSQFGRVQRLRIARSKKTGHIKGYGFVEFQCKEVAKIVADTMNNYLMFERLLKCEYLPQDKVHPDTFKGSNRPFSMPKSHLLAIERHNRVKSDDVEKKNQLSFVQKYEKKMARLAKLGIDYKLESLENSDVMKAYNKRKSEQDENASDTESAKKRKLSKKTDESNMADTSDKYVLVEDSDEEDIVFRTPPQTVKSTILSSSNTTAKKKKISQSVGKTFTELIKDECLLSPITLVKAKGERKSLPSNRTRTPSAHKRNRKETRSANLHRRAETAKTKRMQVQSPEIGEGKNTPRRTVSTGSKAKVQRKAQRKSL